One region of Termitidicoccus mucosus genomic DNA includes:
- a CDS encoding ATP-binding cassette domain-containing protein produces the protein MALVNLLDVNLSFGGPAVLENVNFQVDPGERVCLVGRNGAGKTTLMRVIAGELAPDTGVVSRQPGARFTRLAQEIPAGLDGTVHDLVAAAALAPRDEHDHEEDWQRELRLENLLERLGLAPAAPFASLSGGLKRRALLARALAGRPDLLLLDEPTNHLDLASILWLEEFLLTEKIPLFFVTHDRAFLRRLATRIVELDRGRLSSWACDYDTYLARKQDVLEAEERQQAAADKKLAQEEEWSRRKPSAQRKRAGARLQQLAALRAERRARRERQGSVNLRLADAAESGVKVIEADAVSFSYPGNNDTGGAPAPLIRDLTATITRGDKIGIIGPNGAGKSTLIRLLLGQLAPTAGAIKHGTNLEIVYYDQLRAQIDDDKSVADNIAGGNTTVTIDGRQRHVITYLQDFLFEPARARTPARVLSGGERNRLLLARLFTKPANVLVLDEPTNDLDAETLDLLENLLVEYAGTLLLVSHDRDFLDNVVTGTMVFEGDGRVAEYIGGYTDWKQQHDRAEAAKARQTAAQQAAAGNSGAGDSPADGAPAAPRPAKPRKLTNKEQRELEDLPARIEALETEQGGLTARLASPDFYQREPGASGAVNARLDEIEQELAAAFARWEELETRRNAAAG, from the coding sequence ATGGCGCTAGTCAATCTGCTCGACGTGAACCTCAGCTTCGGCGGCCCGGCGGTCCTGGAAAACGTGAACTTCCAGGTCGACCCCGGCGAGCGCGTCTGCCTGGTCGGGCGCAACGGCGCCGGCAAGACCACGCTCATGCGCGTCATCGCCGGCGAACTCGCGCCCGACACCGGCGTCGTTTCGCGCCAGCCCGGCGCGCGCTTCACCCGCCTCGCCCAGGAAATTCCCGCCGGCCTCGACGGCACGGTGCACGACCTCGTCGCCGCCGCGGCCCTCGCCCCGCGCGACGAGCACGACCACGAGGAGGATTGGCAGCGCGAGCTCCGCCTCGAAAACCTCCTCGAACGGCTCGGCCTCGCGCCCGCCGCGCCGTTCGCCTCGCTCTCCGGCGGCCTCAAACGCCGCGCGCTCCTCGCACGCGCCCTCGCCGGGCGCCCCGACCTGCTGCTCCTCGACGAGCCGACCAACCACCTCGACCTCGCCTCCATCCTCTGGCTCGAGGAATTTCTTCTCACCGAAAAAATTCCCCTCTTCTTCGTCACGCACGACCGCGCCTTTCTCCGTCGCCTCGCCACCCGCATCGTCGAACTCGACCGCGGCCGCCTTTCGAGCTGGGCCTGCGACTACGACACCTACCTCGCCCGCAAGCAGGACGTCCTCGAGGCTGAGGAGCGCCAGCAGGCCGCCGCCGACAAGAAACTCGCGCAGGAGGAAGAATGGTCGCGCCGCAAGCCCAGCGCCCAGCGCAAACGCGCCGGTGCTCGCCTCCAGCAGCTCGCCGCCCTCCGCGCCGAGCGCCGTGCCCGGCGCGAGCGCCAGGGCTCGGTCAACCTGCGCCTCGCCGACGCCGCCGAATCCGGCGTGAAAGTCATCGAGGCCGACGCCGTCTCCTTCTCGTATCCAGGAAACAACGACACCGGCGGCGCCCCCGCCCCGCTCATCCGCGACCTGACCGCCACCATCACCCGAGGCGACAAGATCGGCATCATCGGCCCCAACGGCGCCGGCAAGTCCACCCTCATCCGCCTCCTCCTCGGCCAGCTCGCCCCGACCGCCGGCGCCATCAAGCACGGCACCAACCTCGAAATCGTTTACTACGACCAGCTCCGCGCCCAGATCGACGACGACAAATCCGTCGCCGACAACATCGCCGGCGGCAACACCACCGTTACCATCGACGGACGCCAGCGCCACGTCATCACCTACCTGCAGGACTTCCTTTTCGAACCCGCGCGCGCCCGCACGCCCGCGCGGGTCCTCTCCGGCGGCGAACGCAACCGCCTCCTCCTCGCCCGCCTCTTCACGAAGCCCGCCAACGTCCTCGTGCTCGACGAGCCGACCAACGACCTCGACGCCGAGACGCTCGACCTGCTGGAAAACCTCCTCGTCGAATACGCCGGCACGCTCCTCCTCGTGAGCCACGACCGCGACTTCCTCGACAACGTCGTCACCGGCACGATGGTTTTCGAAGGCGACGGCCGCGTCGCCGAATACATCGGCGGCTACACCGACTGGAAACAACAGCACGACCGCGCCGAGGCCGCGAAGGCGAGACAAACCGCCGCGCAACAGGCCGCCGCCGGCAACAGTGGCGCGGGCGACTCGCCTGCGGACGGCGCGCCCGCCGCGCCGCGCCCGGCGAAACCGCGCAAGCTCACCAACAAGGAGCAGCGCGAGCTGGAGGACCTTCCCGCGCGGATCGAAGCCCTCGAAACCGAGCAGGGCGGGCTCACGGCCAGGCTCGCCAGCCCCGATTTCTACCAGCGCGAGCCCGGAGCGTCCGGGGCCGTGAATGCCCGCCTCGACGAAATCGAGCAGGAACTCGCCGCCGCCTTTGCCCGCTGGGAGGAACTCGAAACCCGCAGGAACGCCGCCGCCGGTTGA
- a CDS encoding DMT family protein: MKTILLLVCSNIFMTLAWYGHLKFKFLEGRHVALVILVSWGIAFFEYCLMVPANRAGYLTGAFSGYQLKIIQEVITLTVFVVFAWLVLGERLAWNYAVSFAFILLAVYFAVAFKPSA, translated from the coding sequence GTGAAAACCATCCTCCTCCTCGTCTGTTCCAACATCTTCATGACGCTCGCCTGGTATGGGCATCTGAAATTCAAATTCCTCGAAGGCCGGCACGTCGCCCTCGTCATCCTCGTCTCGTGGGGCATCGCGTTTTTCGAATACTGCCTGATGGTGCCCGCCAACCGCGCCGGCTACCTGACGGGCGCGTTCAGCGGCTACCAGCTGAAAATCATCCAGGAAGTCATCACGCTCACGGTCTTCGTGGTGTTCGCGTGGCTCGTGCTCGGCGAGCGCCTCGCCTGGAACTACGCGGTGAGCTTCGCCTTCATCCTGCTCGCCGTGTATTTCGCCGTCGCCTTCAAGCCCTCGGCGTGA
- a CDS encoding vWA domain-containing protein, translating to MKHILTPKIPRVTAFPAALAAAFALAFSLQPPAFSAADAARPPAVSLRVDLDRSVLAADTTEKAIVKICLDGVRLPRPEARQPVNLSIVLDRSGSMSGERIERAKEAAVEAVSRLGPDDILSLVVYDNNADTLIPARRVGVGREIEAVIRSIRAGGSTALYAGVNQGASELRKNIEDRRYVHRIILLSDGQANQGPSTPDELGRLGAALVKEGISVTTIGVGLGYNEDLMTRLALRSDGNTYFAESGAALPRIFAAELGDVLNVVARRAVILVEFPDGIRPLALVGRQGTIDGPRAEIPLGQIYGGQEKFALVEVEVSPTRTGAEREIARARITCEDIAAQRTVELTALGRARFSADQSAVIASANHQVQADFAANRTAEVKDKAIELIDAGKQFEAAKLLRSNSTYMDNYGKNYDNRAVIELSAKNDAEAEIVELSQFSVETRKQFRTDNANTVNQQNTSSSSVAPSKKKK from the coding sequence ATGAAACACATCCTCACGCCCAAGATACCGCGCGTCACCGCGTTTCCCGCCGCCCTTGCCGCGGCTTTTGCCCTGGCCTTCAGCCTCCAGCCCCCGGCCTTTTCCGCTGCCGACGCAGCCCGCCCGCCCGCCGTCAGCCTGCGCGTCGATCTCGACCGTTCCGTCCTCGCCGCGGACACCACGGAAAAAGCCATCGTGAAAATCTGCCTCGACGGTGTCCGCCTTCCGCGGCCCGAGGCGCGCCAGCCCGTCAACCTCTCCATCGTCCTCGACCGCTCCGGCTCGATGAGCGGCGAGCGCATCGAGCGCGCCAAGGAAGCCGCTGTCGAGGCCGTCTCCCGGCTCGGCCCCGACGACATCCTCTCGCTCGTCGTCTATGACAACAATGCCGACACGCTCATTCCCGCGCGGCGCGTCGGCGTCGGGCGCGAAATCGAAGCCGTCATCCGCTCCATCCGCGCCGGCGGCAGCACCGCGCTCTATGCCGGCGTCAACCAAGGCGCCTCCGAACTCCGCAAAAACATCGAGGATCGCCGCTACGTGCACCGCATCATCCTCCTTTCCGACGGCCAGGCCAACCAGGGCCCCTCCACGCCCGACGAACTCGGACGCCTCGGCGCCGCCCTCGTCAAGGAAGGCATCTCCGTAACCACCATCGGCGTCGGCCTCGGCTACAACGAGGACCTCATGACCCGCCTCGCGCTCCGCAGCGACGGCAACACCTATTTCGCCGAGTCCGGCGCCGCGCTCCCGCGCATCTTCGCCGCGGAGCTCGGCGACGTGCTCAACGTCGTCGCCCGTCGCGCCGTCATCCTCGTCGAGTTTCCCGACGGCATCCGCCCGCTCGCCCTCGTCGGGCGCCAGGGCACCATCGACGGCCCGCGCGCCGAAATCCCGCTCGGCCAGATCTACGGCGGCCAGGAGAAATTCGCCCTCGTCGAAGTCGAGGTCAGCCCGACCCGCACCGGCGCCGAGCGCGAAATCGCCCGCGCCCGCATCACCTGCGAGGACATCGCCGCCCAGCGCACCGTCGAGCTCACCGCGCTCGGACGAGCCCGTTTTTCCGCCGACCAGTCCGCCGTCATCGCCTCGGCCAACCACCAGGTGCAGGCCGACTTCGCCGCCAACCGCACCGCCGAGGTCAAGGACAAGGCCATCGAACTCATCGACGCCGGCAAGCAGTTCGAAGCCGCGAAACTCCTGCGCTCGAACTCAACATATATGGATAACTATGGCAAAAATTACGACAATCGCGCCGTCATCGAATTATCCGCCAAAAACGACGCCGAGGCCGAGATTGTGGAGTTAAGCCAGTTCTCCGTCGAAACCCGCAAACAATTCCGCACCGACAACGCAAACACCGTGAACCAGCAAAACACCTCCTCCTCCAGCGTCGCGCCTTCAAAGAAAAAGAAGTGA
- a CDS encoding YceI family protein: MKSNAIRSLLLTAATLGAAALSANAASLSYDFKDPKGVNNVQFKLDAPLESITGTATGISGEVTFDPARPGATTGRIVLAASSLTVGNPMMGEHLHSAGWLDVKQFPEIVFEAVSLANVRTQGAQTLADVSGRLTLKGVTKDVTVPVSLTHLPDKLGARLGDPNLKGDLLVLRATFEINRGDYNIQPGQNTDKVAETIHLSLSIAGAAKK; the protein is encoded by the coding sequence ATGAAAAGCAATGCAATCCGCTCCCTTCTCTTAACCGCAGCGACGCTCGGCGCCGCCGCCCTGTCCGCGAACGCCGCGTCCCTGAGCTACGATTTCAAGGACCCGAAAGGCGTCAACAACGTGCAGTTCAAACTCGACGCGCCGCTCGAATCCATCACCGGCACGGCGACCGGCATCAGCGGCGAGGTCACCTTTGATCCGGCCCGGCCCGGCGCGACGACCGGGCGCATCGTGCTGGCCGCCTCCTCGCTCACCGTCGGCAATCCCATGATGGGCGAGCACCTGCACAGCGCGGGCTGGCTCGACGTGAAACAGTTTCCCGAGATCGTCTTCGAAGCCGTCTCGCTCGCCAACGTGCGCACGCAGGGCGCGCAGACTCTCGCCGACGTGTCGGGCAGGCTCACGCTCAAAGGCGTGACGAAAGACGTGACCGTGCCGGTTTCCCTCACCCATCTCCCCGACAAACTCGGCGCGCGCCTCGGCGACCCGAACCTGAAAGGCGACCTTCTCGTGCTGCGCGCGACCTTCGAGATCAACCGCGGCGACTATAACATTCAACCGGGCCAGAACACCGACAAGGTGGCCGAGACCATCCACCTCTCGCTCAGCATCGCCGGCGCGGCGAAGAAGTAA
- a CDS encoding transposase has protein sequence MPNQYKHIGVDLAKSSFVADLPKGVTSFAQSPAGLLRFLSQLPARAWVVCEATGGYERALARACHQAGVRVSVVNPRRVREFAKSQGILAKTDRIDTGLPLLESLAAARRALLEQHIKQIDAEMERVIAADLLGVAPLPNQSGSADKPRHIAGGRHRLRKILYMAALSAARHNPLLSALYRRLREKGKPVKVALSALMRKLIELLNLLLKYPNFSCALITVAYSHNKKI, from the coding sequence ATGCCAAACCAATATAAACACATCGGCGTTGATCTCGCCAAGTCCAGTTTCGTCGCGGACCTGCCCAAGGGCGTGACGAGCTTCGCGCAGAGCCCTGCGGGCCTGCTGCGTTTCCTCTCGCAGTTGCCCGCCCGCGCGTGGGTCGTCTGCGAGGCCACCGGCGGTTACGAAAGAGCCCTCGCGCGCGCCTGCCACCAGGCTGGCGTGCGCGTGAGCGTGGTCAACCCCAGGCGCGTGCGCGAGTTCGCCAAGTCCCAGGGCATCCTGGCCAAGACCGACCGCATCGACACCGGCCTGCCCCTGCTCGAAAGCCTGGCCGCCGCGCGCCGCGCCCTGCTGGAGCAGCACATCAAGCAGATCGACGCCGAGATGGAACGCGTGATCGCCGCCGACCTGCTCGGCGTCGCACCCCTCCCCAACCAAAGCGGCTCCGCTGACAAACCCCGCCATATCGCAGGCGGCCGCCACCGCCTCAGAAAAATCCTCTACATGGCCGCACTGAGCGCCGCCCGCCATAACCCGCTCCTCAGCGCCCTCTACCGCCGGCTCCGCGAAAAAGGCAAACCCGTCAAAGTCGCCCTCTCCGCCCTCATGCGCAAACTCATCGAACTGCTCAATCTTCTCCTCAAATATCCTAATTTTTCTTGCGCGTTGATCACCGTTGCTTATAGCCATAATAAAAAAATTTGA
- a CDS encoding response regulator transcription factor — protein MKARILIAEDDANIRLGLMAVLESEGHAVTAASDGAQALKLYPQMKYDLVVLDIMMPGMSGYDVCREIRARDPRVPVLFLSAKGEEIDKVVGLKLGADDYMTKPFGVHELLARVEALLRRARSGAASAAPGSNPAAAALPPVFRLGAAAIDRRRFTAALPGAEPVTLTARELRLAEEFAAHPGEVLTRDALLNAVWGVDYYGTTRTLDQHIAQLRRKIDPPGAKSSAITTLHGTGYRHDPAPPPGG, from the coding sequence ATGAAAGCCCGCATCCTCATCGCCGAAGACGACGCCAACATCCGCCTCGGCCTCATGGCCGTGCTCGAGAGCGAGGGCCACGCCGTCACCGCCGCCTCCGACGGCGCACAGGCGCTCAAACTGTATCCACAAATGAAATACGACCTCGTCGTCCTCGACATCATGATGCCGGGGATGAGCGGTTATGACGTCTGCCGCGAAATCCGCGCGCGCGACCCGCGCGTCCCCGTGCTTTTCCTCTCCGCGAAGGGCGAGGAAATCGACAAGGTGGTCGGCCTGAAGCTCGGCGCCGACGACTACATGACCAAGCCCTTCGGCGTGCACGAGCTTCTCGCCCGCGTCGAGGCGCTGCTGCGCCGCGCGCGCTCCGGCGCCGCGTCCGCCGCCCCGGGATCAAACCCCGCCGCCGCCGCGCTCCCGCCGGTCTTCCGCCTCGGCGCGGCGGCCATCGACCGCAGGCGGTTCACCGCCGCGCTTCCCGGTGCGGAGCCGGTCACGCTCACCGCCCGCGAGCTGCGCCTCGCGGAGGAATTTGCCGCGCATCCCGGCGAAGTCCTCACCCGCGACGCGCTGCTCAACGCCGTCTGGGGCGTCGATTATTACGGCACCACCCGCACGCTCGACCAGCACATCGCGCAGCTCCGCAGGAAAATCGACCCGCCCGGCGCGAAATCGTCCGCCATCACCACCCTTCACGGCACCGGTTACCGCCACGACCCGGCGCCGCCGCCCGGCGGTTGA
- a CDS encoding superoxide dismutase gives MKPDSSLPLSPRVSRRDALKTLGGTAALLGLGLFSGRALSADPASAGVAPAVPPAGPFALPKLPYAFDALEPHIDGRTMEIHYTKHHQAYIANANKALADQPALASLGAEELLARLDGAPEAIRAALRNNVGGHANHTFFWQSLAPHAGGAPSGALGAAIAGAFGSFEAFKTQFADTAMKRFGSGWAWLVASKGKLAITSTANQDSPFLTGDVPVVGLDVWEHAYYLKYQNRRADYIAAWWNVVNWPFAEKSYAAAMKA, from the coding sequence ATGAAACCCGACTCCTCCCTCCCGCTGTCGCCGCGCGTGTCGCGTCGCGACGCCCTCAAGACCCTCGGCGGCACGGCCGCGTTGCTCGGCCTCGGCCTGTTTTCCGGCCGCGCGCTTTCCGCCGATCCCGCTTCCGCCGGGGTGGCTCCGGCGGTCCCGCCTGCCGGGCCGTTTGCCCTGCCGAAACTGCCCTATGCGTTTGACGCGCTCGAGCCGCACATCGACGGACGCACGATGGAGATTCACTACACGAAGCATCATCAGGCCTACATCGCCAACGCCAACAAGGCGCTCGCGGACCAGCCCGCGCTGGCGAGCCTGGGCGCGGAGGAATTGCTCGCGCGGCTCGACGGCGCGCCGGAGGCGATCCGCGCCGCGCTGCGCAACAACGTCGGAGGCCACGCGAACCACACGTTTTTCTGGCAAAGCCTCGCGCCGCACGCGGGCGGCGCGCCGTCCGGCGCCTTGGGCGCCGCCATCGCCGGGGCGTTCGGGAGTTTCGAGGCGTTCAAGACGCAGTTTGCCGACACCGCCATGAAACGCTTCGGCAGCGGCTGGGCGTGGCTGGTCGCGAGCAAGGGAAAACTCGCGATCACGTCCACCGCGAACCAGGACTCGCCGTTCCTCACGGGCGACGTTCCCGTCGTCGGGCTGGATGTGTGGGAGCACGCATATTATCTCAAATACCAGAATCGGCGCGCCGACTACATCGCGGCTTGGTGGAACGTCGTCAACTGGCCCTTTGCCGAAAAATCATACGCCGCCGCGATGAAGGCATAA
- a CDS encoding sensor histidine kinase yields MISVSRRVLLYWLLLLVPTLIVGAGAFWLVQREEVRINERQRSADTTRRAAIEARTRLIAENIEVIVSDVQAGLMATLNDAPDTSPAAFLSEWRRANPLVHDTFQASGAGRLLWGRASDATLAWLATSPWREPAHHPAAASTDEELARANDFLLDTPPDIAASRQRDQRAPAANVGNFSIARQELQQVAKVQNRADYPLSANAGAPPSSKIADARHGSAGIPARVPASATLDAEIAAAAGGIPARAAELSLDEASSSIAERRGSAQSEIENPKSKITRPAPERTGWTPWRDASGTPHLHGWRLCVNGTVLVVEIDLDAIATRLRDVLPVNIESDEAYAIGEIGHPPTHTVGRIEDAPAKSSSAKTARKPAITLPISASLLPGWAVAGYAAPAAASNGGRAFFLLGTLLVATFVIAILAGGALLVRQARLSAAESAQKTSFVANVSHELKTPLTTIRLYAELLEQGRVRDDARRAGYLQTISRETQRLARLVNNVLDFSRLEQGRKKLDLAPHDLREEIARILDRHAPRVAEAGLRLDLMRPDAPCVVTTDLDAVEQIVINLLDNACKYAAAGGEVAVALMDSDAGDPPMPQTPRNPHEQTACAPFRSAGRADCRPSASKPARDIADKNVRAPVHGQAARAAVSVIVSDRGPGIPPSHHALIFEKFHRVDDTLTAAQGGAGLGLSIARQLARALGGELAYSPREGGGSHFTLTLPCRTARADEA; encoded by the coding sequence ATGATCTCCGTTTCCCGACGCGTGCTGCTTTACTGGCTCCTCCTGCTCGTCCCCACGCTCATCGTGGGCGCGGGGGCGTTCTGGCTCGTGCAGCGCGAGGAAGTCCGCATCAACGAACGCCAGCGCTCCGCCGACACCACCCGCCGCGCCGCCATCGAGGCGCGCACCCGCCTCATCGCCGAGAACATCGAGGTCATCGTCAGCGACGTGCAGGCCGGCCTCATGGCCACGCTCAACGACGCGCCCGACACCAGCCCCGCCGCGTTCCTCTCCGAGTGGCGCCGCGCCAATCCGCTCGTGCACGACACCTTCCAGGCCAGCGGCGCCGGGCGGCTCCTCTGGGGCCGCGCCTCCGACGCCACCCTCGCCTGGCTCGCCACCTCCCCGTGGCGCGAGCCCGCGCACCACCCCGCCGCCGCCTCCACCGACGAAGAACTCGCGCGCGCCAACGACTTTCTCCTGGACACACCGCCGGACATCGCGGCCTCCCGCCAGCGCGACCAGCGCGCGCCCGCCGCCAATGTCGGCAATTTCAGCATCGCCCGGCAGGAACTCCAGCAGGTCGCCAAGGTGCAAAACCGCGCCGACTACCCGCTCTCTGCCAACGCCGGCGCGCCTCCCTCCTCAAAAATCGCCGATGCCCGCCACGGGAGCGCGGGCATTCCTGCCCGCGTCCCTGCGTCCGCCACCCTCGACGCCGAAATCGCCGCCGCCGCCGGCGGGATTCCGGCTCGCGCCGCCGAACTTTCGCTTGATGAAGCTTCCTCTTCCATCGCCGAACGGCGCGGCAGTGCCCAATCCGAAATCGAAAATCCAAAATCGAAAATCACCCGCCCCGCCCCCGAACGCACCGGCTGGACTCCGTGGCGCGACGCCTCGGGCACGCCGCACCTTCACGGCTGGAGGCTCTGCGTCAACGGCACCGTGCTCGTCGTGGAGATCGACCTCGACGCCATCGCCACCCGCCTCCGCGACGTGCTCCCGGTCAACATCGAGTCCGACGAGGCCTACGCCATCGGCGAAATCGGCCACCCGCCCACGCACACCGTGGGGCGCATCGAGGACGCGCCTGCTAAATCCTCGTCCGCCAAAACCGCGCGCAAGCCCGCCATCACGCTGCCCATCTCCGCCAGCCTCCTTCCCGGTTGGGCCGTCGCCGGCTACGCTGCGCCCGCTGCCGCGTCCAACGGTGGGCGCGCCTTTTTCCTCCTCGGCACGCTCCTCGTCGCCACCTTTGTCATCGCCATCCTCGCCGGCGGCGCGCTCCTCGTGCGCCAGGCCCGCCTCAGTGCCGCCGAGTCCGCGCAAAAAACCTCCTTCGTCGCCAACGTCTCCCACGAACTCAAAACCCCGCTCACCACCATCCGCCTCTACGCCGAGCTGCTCGAGCAGGGCCGCGTGCGCGACGACGCACGGCGCGCCGGTTACCTCCAGACCATCAGCCGCGAAACCCAACGCCTCGCCCGCCTCGTCAACAACGTCCTCGATTTTTCGCGCCTTGAGCAGGGCCGCAAAAAACTCGACCTCGCGCCGCACGACCTCCGCGAGGAAATCGCCCGCATCCTCGACCGCCACGCGCCGCGCGTCGCCGAGGCCGGGCTGCGCCTTGACCTGATGCGCCCCGACGCGCCCTGTGTCGTCACGACCGACCTCGACGCGGTTGAACAAATCGTCATCAACCTCCTCGACAACGCCTGCAAATACGCCGCCGCCGGCGGCGAAGTCGCGGTGGCGCTAATGGACAGTGACGCGGGCGACCCGCCCATGCCACAAACCCCGCGTAATCCACACGAGCAGACAGCCTGTGCCCCTTTCAGGAGCGCGGGCAGGGCGGACTGCCGGCCTTCGGCCTCGAAACCTGCCCGCGACATCGCGGACAAGAATGTCCGCGCTCCTGTTCATGGACAGGCAGCCCGCGCCGCCGTGTCCGTCATCGTCTCCGACCGCGGCCCCGGCATCCCGCCCTCGCACCACGCGCTCATTTTCGAGAAATTCCACCGCGTGGACGACACCCTGACCGCCGCGCAAGGCGGCGCGGGGCTCGGCCTGAGCATCGCCCGCCAGCTTGCCCGCGCCCTCGGCGGCGAGCTGGCCTATTCGCCCCGCGAGGGCGGCGGCAGCCACTTCACGCTCACGCTGCCCTGCCGGACGGCGCGGGCCGATGAAGCATGA